A part of Kitasatospora acidiphila genomic DNA contains:
- a CDS encoding ABC transporter permease: MGRYVLRRLLQMIPVFIGSTFLIFVMVHALGDPVNALFGDRAPDPAVAARIRAQYNLNDPLWQQYLLYMGRLFRWDFGTTFTGQTVTSQLAAAYPTTLKLTAVAFTIEVVFGIGLGLLSGLRRGHVADSSVLILTLVVISIPTFVTGYVLQYLVGVKWGILPATVGFDVTFKSLILPGIVLASVSLAYVARLTRTTVAENSRADFVRTAVAKGLPRRRVVVNHLLRNSLIPVVTFLGTDLGALMGGALVTERIFNIHGVGYTLYQGIVRQSTNTVVGFVTVLVIIFLAANLLVDLLYAVLDPRIRYA, encoded by the coding sequence ATGGGACGCTACGTCCTGAGACGCCTGCTCCAGATGATCCCGGTGTTCATCGGGTCCACCTTCCTGATCTTCGTCATGGTGCACGCGCTGGGCGACCCGGTGAACGCGCTCTTCGGGGACCGGGCGCCGGACCCGGCGGTCGCCGCCCGGATCCGGGCCCAGTACAACCTGAACGACCCGCTCTGGCAGCAGTACCTGCTGTACATGGGCCGGCTCTTCCGATGGGACTTCGGCACCACCTTCACCGGCCAGACGGTCACCTCGCAGCTGGCCGCCGCCTATCCGACCACGCTCAAGCTCACGGCCGTCGCCTTCACCATCGAGGTGGTCTTCGGCATCGGCCTCGGGCTGCTCAGCGGCCTGCGCCGGGGGCACGTCGCGGACAGCTCGGTGCTGATCCTCACCCTGGTGGTGATCTCGATCCCGACCTTCGTCACCGGCTATGTGCTGCAGTACCTGGTCGGCGTGAAGTGGGGGATCCTGCCGGCCACGGTCGGCTTCGACGTCACCTTCAAGTCGCTGATCCTGCCCGGCATCGTGCTGGCCTCGGTCTCGCTGGCCTACGTCGCCCGGCTGACCCGGACCACGGTCGCCGAGAACTCCCGGGCCGACTTCGTGCGCACCGCGGTGGCCAAGGGCCTGCCGAGGCGCCGGGTGGTGGTCAACCACCTGCTGCGCAACTCGCTGATCCCCGTGGTCACCTTCCTCGGCACCGACCTCGGCGCCCTGATGGGCGGCGCGCTTGTCACCGAGCGGATCTTCAACATCCACGGTGTCGGTTACACCCTCTACCAGGGGATCGTGCGGCAGAGCACCAACACCGTGGTCGGCTTCGTGACCGTCCTGGTGATCATCTTCCTGGCGGCCAACCTGCTCGTCGACCTGCTCTACGCGGTCCTGGACCCGAGGATCCGGTATGCCTGA
- the typA gene encoding translational GTPase TypA, whose product MPTRNDIRNVAIVAHVDHGKTTLVDAMLKQAGAFAAHQHLDDRMMDSNDLEREKGITILAKNTAVKYHPKGGGEPITINIIDTPGHADFGGEVERGLSMVDAVVLLVDASEGPLPQTRFVLRKALQAKLPVILCINKTDRPDSRIDEVVNETYDLFLDLDADEDQIEFPIVYACARDGIASLTKPENGTVPADSDSLEPFFSTILDSVPAPVYDEDAPLQAHVTNLDADNFLGRIALLRVEQGYLKKGQTVAWIKRDGSIQNVRISELLMTEALTRKPAEQAGPGDICAVAGISEIMIGETLADPENPIALPLITVDEPAISMTIGTNTSPLVGRGGSGKGADAKSAVKDRKVTARQVKDRLDRELIGNVSLRVLDTERPDAWEVQGRGELALAILIETMRREGFELTVGKPQVVTKEVNGKTHEPVERLTVDVPEEHMGAVTQLMGVRKGRMDNMSNHGSGWVRMEFVVPSRGLIGFRTEFLTSTRGTGIAHSIHEGHEPWFGTLTTRNNGSLVADRAGVVTAFAMTNLQERGVLFCDPGTEVYEGMIVGENSRADDMDVNITKEKKLTNMRSSNADVAESIVPPRKLSLEQSLEFCREDECIEVTPETVRIRKVVLDQKDRGRTASRAKKG is encoded by the coding sequence ATGCCCACGCGCAATGACATCCGCAACGTCGCCATCGTCGCCCACGTCGACCACGGGAAGACGACCCTGGTCGACGCGATGCTCAAGCAGGCCGGCGCCTTCGCGGCTCACCAGCACCTCGACGACCGCATGATGGACTCCAACGACCTCGAGCGCGAGAAGGGCATCACCATTCTCGCCAAGAACACCGCGGTCAAGTACCACCCCAAGGGTGGTGGCGAGCCGATCACCATCAACATCATCGACACCCCCGGCCACGCCGACTTCGGTGGTGAGGTCGAGCGCGGCCTGTCCATGGTGGACGCGGTGGTGCTGCTGGTGGACGCCTCCGAGGGCCCGCTGCCGCAGACCCGCTTCGTGCTGCGCAAGGCCCTGCAGGCCAAGCTGCCGGTGATCCTCTGCATCAACAAGACCGACCGTCCGGACTCCCGGATCGACGAGGTCGTCAACGAGACCTACGACCTGTTCCTGGACCTGGACGCGGACGAGGACCAGATCGAGTTCCCGATCGTCTACGCCTGCGCCCGTGACGGCATCGCCTCGCTGACCAAGCCGGAGAACGGCACCGTCCCGGCCGACAGCGACAGCCTGGAGCCGTTCTTCTCCACCATCCTGGACTCCGTCCCGGCCCCGGTCTACGACGAGGACGCCCCGCTGCAGGCCCACGTCACCAACCTGGACGCGGACAACTTCCTCGGCCGGATCGCGCTGCTCCGGGTCGAGCAGGGCTACCTCAAGAAGGGCCAGACGGTCGCGTGGATCAAGCGCGACGGCTCGATCCAGAACGTGCGCATCTCCGAGCTGCTGATGACCGAGGCGCTCACCCGCAAGCCCGCCGAGCAGGCCGGCCCGGGCGACATCTGTGCCGTCGCCGGCATCTCGGAGATCATGATCGGTGAGACCCTGGCCGACCCCGAGAACCCGATCGCGCTCCCGCTGATCACGGTTGACGAGCCGGCGATCTCGATGACCATCGGCACCAACACCTCGCCGCTGGTCGGCCGCGGCGGCTCCGGCAAGGGCGCGGACGCCAAGTCCGCGGTCAAGGACCGCAAGGTCACCGCCCGCCAGGTGAAGGACCGCCTGGACCGCGAGCTGATCGGTAACGTCTCGCTGCGGGTGCTGGACACCGAGCGCCCGGACGCCTGGGAGGTGCAGGGCCGCGGTGAGCTGGCGCTGGCCATCCTGATCGAGACCATGCGCCGCGAGGGCTTCGAGCTGACCGTCGGCAAGCCGCAGGTGGTCACCAAGGAGGTCAACGGCAAGACCCACGAGCCGGTCGAGCGCCTCACCGTTGACGTGCCCGAGGAGCACATGGGCGCCGTCACCCAGCTGATGGGCGTCCGCAAGGGCCGGATGGACAACATGTCCAACCACGGCTCGGGCTGGGTCCGGATGGAGTTCGTCGTCCCGTCCCGCGGTCTGATCGGCTTCCGGACCGAGTTCCTGACCAGCACCCGCGGCACCGGCATCGCGCACTCGATCCACGAGGGCCACGAGCCGTGGTTCGGCACCCTGACCACCCGCAACAACGGCTCGCTGGTCGCCGACCGGGCCGGTGTGGTCACCGCCTTCGCGATGACCAACCTGCAGGAGCGCGGCGTGCTCTTCTGCGACCCGGGCACCGAGGTGTACGAGGGCATGATCGTCGGCGAGAACTCCCGCGCCGACGACATGGACGTCAACATCACCAAGGAGAAGAAGCTCACCAACATGCGTTCCTCGAACGCCGATGTGGCTGAGTCGATCGTCCCGCCGCGCAAGCTCTCGCTGGAGCAGTCGCTGGAGTTCTGCCGCGAGGACGAGTGCATCGAGGTCACCCCGGAGACGGTGCGCATCCGCAAGGTGGTGCTGGACCAGAAGGACCGCGGCCGGACCGCCTCGCGGGCCAAGAAGGGCTGA
- a CDS encoding ABC transporter ATP-binding protein produces the protein MVNDGATALGAAQPEEAAFAQSVTEGEPILEVRNLVKHFPLTQGVIFKKHVGAVKAVDGVSFDLIKGETLGIVGESGCGKSTLAKVLMNLEPATAGSVRYKGEEISRLTGSALKAVRRNIQMVFQDPYTSLNPRMTVGDIIGEPFEIHPEVAPKGDRRKAVQDLLDVVGLNPEYINRYPHQFSGGQRQRIGIARGLALKPEVIICDEPVSALDVSVQAQVINLLEQLQGEFNLSYMFIAHDLSIVRHISDRVGVMYLGKLVEIGSDLEIYDHATHPYTQALLSAVPVPDPRARESRDRIVLSGDVPSPANPPSGCRFRTRCWKAQEKCAIEEPLLARPPWLTGLAAHDSACHFAAERVIEQGAAEREDGASPADEQENGQS, from the coding sequence ATGGTGAATGACGGGGCCACCGCGCTCGGCGCGGCCCAACCGGAGGAGGCGGCGTTCGCCCAGTCGGTCACCGAGGGCGAGCCGATCCTGGAGGTGCGCAACCTGGTCAAGCACTTCCCGCTGACCCAGGGCGTGATCTTCAAGAAGCACGTCGGTGCGGTGAAGGCGGTGGACGGCGTCTCCTTCGACCTGATCAAGGGCGAGACGCTGGGCATCGTAGGCGAGTCCGGCTGCGGCAAGTCGACGCTGGCCAAGGTGCTGATGAACCTGGAGCCGGCCACCGCTGGATCGGTCCGCTACAAGGGCGAGGAGATCTCCCGGCTGACCGGCTCGGCACTGAAGGCGGTCCGGCGCAACATCCAGATGGTCTTCCAGGACCCGTACACCTCGCTCAATCCGCGGATGACGGTCGGCGACATCATCGGCGAGCCGTTCGAGATCCATCCCGAGGTTGCCCCCAAGGGCGACCGTCGCAAAGCCGTGCAGGACCTGCTGGACGTGGTCGGCCTCAACCCGGAGTACATCAACCGGTATCCGCACCAGTTCTCCGGCGGCCAGCGCCAGCGGATCGGCATCGCCCGCGGCCTGGCGCTCAAGCCCGAGGTGATCATCTGCGACGAGCCGGTCTCCGCGCTGGACGTCTCGGTGCAGGCCCAGGTGATCAACCTGCTGGAGCAGTTGCAGGGCGAGTTCAACCTCTCGTACATGTTCATCGCCCACGACCTGTCCATCGTGCGGCACATCTCCGACCGGGTCGGCGTGATGTACCTGGGCAAGCTGGTGGAGATCGGCTCCGACCTGGAGATCTACGACCACGCCACCCACCCGTACACCCAGGCGCTGCTCTCCGCCGTTCCGGTCCCCGACCCGAGAGCGCGGGAGTCCCGGGACCGGATCGTGCTCAGCGGTGACGTCCCGTCACCCGCCAACCCGCCGTCCGGCTGCCGGTTCCGCACCCGCTGCTGGAAGGCCCAGGAGAAGTGCGCCATCGAGGAGCCGCTGCTGGCCCGCCCGCCCTGGCTGACCGGGCTGGCCGCGCACGACTCGGCGTGTCACTTCGCCGCGGAGCGCGTGATCGAGCAGGGCGCGGCGGAGCGCGAGGACGGGGCTTCTCCCGCGGACGAGCAGGAGAACGGGCAGAGCTGA
- a CDS encoding ABC transporter permease, producing MPDQEKYNEADPLAGAGAEEEDMQSAVESRQFDLGTMEAETLIKNERLPDEPEVAAADDRVAPRSLWQDAWRDLRTNPIFIISGLLIIFLVLVAIFPGMMTSTSPLSCDLTKSQLGPTGGHPFGYDTQGCDVYARTVYGARASITVGVCATVGAALVGTVLGGLAGFFGRWADSLISRVADIFFGIPILLGGLVFLSVIKVKSIWIVVAFIVVLGWPQLARIGRGAVITAKEQDYVTAARALGASNSRLMLRHILPNAVAPIIVVATIALGTYIALEATLSYLGVGLKPPTVSWGIDISAASDTFSVAPHMLLFPAGALCITVLAFIMLGDAVRDALDPKLR from the coding sequence ATGCCTGATCAGGAGAAGTACAACGAAGCGGATCCGCTGGCCGGGGCCGGCGCCGAAGAGGAGGACATGCAGAGTGCGGTCGAGAGCCGCCAGTTCGACCTCGGCACCATGGAGGCGGAGACTTTAATCAAGAACGAGCGGCTGCCGGACGAGCCGGAGGTCGCCGCCGCCGACGACCGGGTGGCGCCGCGCAGCCTCTGGCAGGACGCCTGGCGGGACCTGCGGACCAACCCGATCTTCATCATCTCCGGTCTGCTGATCATCTTCCTGGTGCTGGTGGCGATCTTCCCGGGCATGATGACCTCGACCAGCCCGCTCAGCTGCGACCTGACCAAGTCCCAGCTGGGGCCCACCGGCGGGCACCCGTTCGGCTACGACACCCAGGGCTGCGACGTCTACGCCCGCACCGTCTACGGCGCCCGGGCCTCCATCACGGTCGGCGTCTGCGCCACCGTCGGCGCGGCGCTCGTCGGCACCGTGCTGGGTGGCCTGGCCGGCTTCTTCGGCCGCTGGGCCGACTCGCTGATCTCCCGGGTCGCCGACATCTTCTTCGGCATCCCGATCCTGCTCGGCGGCCTGGTCTTCCTCTCCGTGATCAAGGTCAAGTCGATCTGGATCGTGGTGGCCTTCATCGTGGTGCTGGGCTGGCCGCAGCTCGCCCGCATCGGGCGCGGCGCGGTGATCACGGCCAAGGAGCAGGACTACGTGACGGCGGCCAGGGCCCTCGGCGCGAGCAACAGCCGGCTGATGCTCCGCCACATCCTGCCCAACGCGGTCGCGCCCATCATCGTGGTCGCCACCATCGCGCTCGGCACCTACATCGCCCTGGAAGCCACCCTGAGCTACCTGGGCGTCGGCCTCAAACCGCCGACCGTCTCCTGGGGCATCGACATCTCGGCGGCCTCGGACACCTTCAGCGTGGCACCGCACATGCTGCTCTTCCCAGCCGGCGCGCTCTGCATCACGGTGCTCGCCTTCATCATGCTCGGCGACGCGGTGCGCGACGCCCTCGACCCCAAGCTGCGCTGA